One region of Collinsella aerofaciens ATCC 25986 genomic DNA includes:
- a CDS encoding MerR family transcriptional regulator — protein MVYTVGEMAKLLGVAASTLRYYDKEGLLPFVERSSGGIRMFRESDIEWLQVIGCMKKAGMSIKDIRQYIEMALQGDDTIDLRLAMFRRQQEVLKQQMAELQHTMEMVDYKCWYYETAKEAGTVDAPQKMELAEVPERFRKIRQELRTAPGTAATI, from the coding sequence ATGGTCTATACGGTGGGAGAGATGGCGAAGCTGCTGGGGGTTGCGGCGTCCACCTTGCGCTACTACGACAAGGAGGGGCTGCTGCCCTTCGTGGAGCGCTCCTCCGGTGGCATTCGCATGTTCCGGGAATCGGATATCGAATGGCTGCAGGTGATCGGCTGCATGAAGAAAGCTGGGATGTCCATCAAGGACATCCGGCAGTACATCGAGATGGCGCTGCAAGGAGACGACACCATCGATTTGCGCCTTGCCATGTTCCGGCGCCAACAAGAAGTTCTGAAACAGCAGATGGCGGAATTGCAGCACACCATGGAGATGGTGGATTATAAGTGCTGGTATTACGAAACGGCGAAGGAAGCGGGTACGGTCGATGCCCCGCAGAAGATGGAGCTTGCCGAAGTCCCGGAACGCTTTCGGAAGATTCGGCAGGAGCTGCGCACTGCGCCGGGGACTGCGGCAACGATATAA
- a CDS encoding cupin domain-containing protein, which yields MANFAKTHIGNESRVELHEVLGLTGAEVSVNNLPAGAGVPFVHVHKENEEIYGVLEGTGSVTIDGEDIELGAGDWLRISPAAHRQFRAASDSGITYVCIQVKQGSLNAFTADDAIMF from the coding sequence ATGGCTAATTTTGCAAAGACCCACATCGGTAATGAGAGCCGTGTCGAGCTACACGAAGTGCTCGGGCTTACCGGGGCAGAGGTGAGTGTCAACAATCTTCCCGCCGGCGCTGGCGTTCCGTTCGTCCATGTGCACAAGGAAAACGAGGAGATTTATGGCGTGCTCGAAGGCACCGGCTCGGTCACGATCGACGGTGAGGATATAGAGCTTGGAGCCGGCGACTGGCTGCGCATTTCCCCCGCCGCACACCGCCAGTTCCGCGCCGCATCCGACTCGGGCATCACATACGTCTGCATTCAGGTCAAGCAGGGGTCCCTTAATGCCTTCACGGCCGACGACGCTATCATGTTCTAA
- a CDS encoding winged helix-turn-helix transcriptional regulator, whose translation MMAKEELPECPVATAVALIGGKWKLLIIRNLRVRPWRFNELRRSLEGISQKVLTDSLRQMEDDGLVFRHDYGENPPRVEYGLTELGRQMIPVMDSLADFGAYYKTVVS comes from the coding sequence GTGATGGCGAAAGAGGAGCTTCCGGAGTGTCCGGTCGCAACGGCGGTAGCGCTCATTGGCGGCAAGTGGAAGCTGCTCATTATCCGTAACTTGCGCGTACGCCCCTGGCGTTTCAACGAGTTGCGCCGCAGCCTTGAGGGAATCTCTCAGAAGGTGCTTACCGACAGCCTGCGGCAGATGGAGGATGACGGGCTGGTCTTTCGCCATGACTATGGCGAGAATCCTCCCCGCGTCGAGTATGGTCTCACAGAACTCGGCCGCCAGATGATACCCGTCATGGACTCGCTCGCAGACTTCGGCGCCTATTACAAGACGGTCGTTTCGTAG
- a CDS encoding TetR/AcrR family transcriptional regulator has product MARNKYPEETVEKILDVAERLLVERGYEHTTMI; this is encoded by the coding sequence GTGGCACGCAATAAGTACCCGGAGGAGACGGTCGAGAAGATTCTCGACGTTGCCGAGCGGCTCCTCGTGGAGCGCGGCTACGAGCACACCACGATGATCTGA
- a CDS encoding helix-turn-helix domain-containing protein, with protein sequence MPRRKKARYGREMRTRAADLFEAGLGFELAAKKLDVPAPAVRKWLYAYRATGRKGLIGMGESRRTYDMETKLAVARAVVDEGMPRSEAMARFGIAAATSLDRWCRLYREGGPEALEPGRRGRPEGPGGRTRERELEERVRKLEAQVAYLKKSIALKAEKSSQTGRKPRS encoded by the coding sequence ATGCCCCGCAGGAAGAAGGCAAGATACGGTCGCGAGATGAGGACACGCGCCGCCGACCTGTTCGAGGCCGGCCTCGGCTTCGAACTCGCGGCCAAGAAGCTCGACGTTCCCGCCCCGGCGGTGAGAAAATGGCTCTACGCGTACCGGGCAACCGGGAGGAAGGGGCTGATCGGGATGGGCGAGAGCCGCAGGACCTACGACATGGAGACCAAGCTCGCCGTCGCGAGGGCCGTCGTGGACGAGGGGATGCCGCGGTCGGAGGCGATGGCCCGCTTCGGCATCGCCGCCGCCACATCGCTCGACCGCTGGTGCAGGCTGTACCGCGAGGGCGGGCCGGAGGCGCTCGAGCCGGGACGCCGCGGCAGGCCGGAGGGCCCCGGGGGGCGGACGCGCGAGCGGGAGCTCGAGGAGCGCGTGCGCAAACTCGAGGCCCAGGTGGCGTATCTAAAAAAATCGATAGCCCTGAAAGCGGAGAAGAGCTCTCAAACTGGGAGAAAGCCCAGGTCGTAG
- a CDS encoding dihydrofolate reductase family protein, which yields MNRPYVFCHMMCALDGKIMGGYMGTPQGRAAGDAFYDIAFGKEPFYHHQGWLSGRVTTDDNFTFYRKPDLDEDAPAVPAGDFIAQPDFGMFYVSVDPHGKLGWESSTLRYVDTTAHVVEVLTEQVGNAYRAFLRKLGISYIIAGETELDHGLALSKLKEEFNIETLMLGGGGVLNWSFLQAGMCDEISIVLAAAADGSPDTPPVFRAAEGISESKALGFTLKEAKAMDGGAVWLRYGVNR from the coding sequence GTGAACAGGCCGTATGTTTTCTGCCACATGATGTGCGCTTTGGACGGAAAGATCATGGGCGGTTACATGGGAACGCCGCAGGGCAGAGCGGCGGGCGATGCGTTCTACGACATCGCCTTCGGGAAAGAGCCCTTTTACCATCACCAGGGCTGGCTGTCCGGCAGGGTGACGACGGACGATAACTTCACCTTCTACAGGAAGCCGGACCTGGACGAAGATGCGCCGGCCGTTCCGGCAGGTGATTTCATCGCGCAACCGGACTTCGGAATGTTCTATGTCTCCGTGGACCCCCACGGCAAGCTGGGGTGGGAAAGCAGCACCCTGCGCTATGTGGACACCACCGCCCATGTCGTCGAGGTGCTGACCGAACAGGTCGGCAACGCCTACAGGGCATTTTTGAGAAAGCTGGGAATCTCGTACATCATCGCGGGAGAAACGGAGCTTGATCACGGCCTGGCCCTTTCCAAGCTGAAAGAAGAATTCAATATCGAGACCCTGATGCTAGGCGGTGGCGGCGTGCTGAACTGGTCGTTCCTGCAAGCGGGGATGTGCGATGAGATCAGCATCGTGTTGGCGGCGGCGGCAGACGGGAGCCCGGATACGCCTCCGGTTTTCCGAGCCGCAGAAGGCATTTCGGAGAGCAAGGCCCTTGGCTTTACGCTGAAAGAGGCGAAGGCCATGGACGGCGGGGCGGTCTGGCTGCGCTATGGCGTGAATCGATGA
- a CDS encoding flavodoxin family protein: MNIVVLSGSPRKGANTDTMVEAFAETAREAGNTVEVIRVASKKIAGCLGCQYCFAHEGTCVQKDDMANVIESLKDADMVVFASPIYWFDITAQEKAAIDRLYAFGATGFPFTKTALLLNSHSEGVYDAAIAMYKSTCAYCKWEDQGIVAISGMTERDSMASSPKLKEVRELARKLA; this comes from the coding sequence ATGAATATCGTTGTATTGAGCGGTAGCCCGCGCAAGGGCGCCAATACCGACACTATGGTCGAGGCCTTTGCCGAGACCGCGCGCGAGGCCGGCAATACGGTCGAGGTCATTCGCGTTGCCAGCAAGAAGATCGCTGGTTGTCTGGGGTGCCAGTATTGCTTCGCCCACGAGGGCACTTGCGTGCAGAAGGATGACATGGCCAACGTGATCGAGTCGCTGAAAGACGCCGACATGGTTGTCTTCGCTTCGCCTATCTACTGGTTTGATATCACTGCGCAGGAGAAGGCCGCCATCGATCGCCTATACGCCTTCGGTGCTACGGGCTTCCCGTTCACCAAGACGGCCCTTTTACTCAATAGCCACAGCGAGGGCGTCTATGATGCGGCGATCGCTATGTACAAGTCGACCTGTGCGTACTGCAAGTGGGAGGACCAGGGCATTGTCGCCATCAGCGGTATGACCGAGCGCGACAGCATGGCATCGTCGCCCAAGTTGAAAGAGGTGCGAGAGCTCGCTCGCAAGCTCGCCTAA
- a CDS encoding carboxymuconolactone decarboxylase family protein, with protein sequence MAVKQTAGRDALGEFAPKFAELNDDVLFGEVWSREGQLSLRDRSLVTVVALMAQGLTDESFRYHLTTAKKNGITKEEIAEVVTHAAFYCGWPKAWAVFRMAKDIWGEE encoded by the coding sequence ATGGCAGTCAAGCAGACGGCAGGCAGAGATGCCCTGGGCGAATTCGCCCCGAAATTCGCGGAACTGAACGATGACGTGCTCTTCGGAGAGGTCTGGAGCCGAGAGGGGCAGCTCAGCCTCCGTGACCGCTCCCTCGTGACCGTCGTCGCGCTGATGGCTCAGGGGCTTACCGATGAGAGCTTCCGCTATCACCTGACGACGGCAAAGAAGAACGGTATTACAAAAGAAGAAATCGCGGAGGTCGTGACCCATGCAGCCTTCTACTGCGGCTGGCCCAAGGCGTGGGCGGTTTTCCGCATGGCAAAGGATATCTGGGGCGAGGAGTAG
- a CDS encoding IS3 family transposase, with the protein MDSPESGEELSNWEKAQVVASLSGHHRLCDLLAAARLAPSSYHYAVAHPPRATRPELREAVREIFSRTANGCGHRQIAMCLRAELGARIADKTVLKMMRELGIRRETDYHRYNSYRGPVGERFDNLIARDFRAGAPWEKLGTDVTEFRQPWGKAYFAPVYDFCTKEIVSWSVSTSPDMAQQEEVLRRLFARMPAGASPIVHSDMGWQYQHPRWTGELRRHGARQSMSRKGNCLDNGATEQVFGHLKDEFFRGVEWADFESFKRDLDAYVVHWNTRRRQVALGGLTPVEFRKRLLKAS; encoded by the coding sequence ATCGATAGCCCTGAAAGCGGAGAAGAGCTCTCAAACTGGGAGAAAGCCCAGGTCGTAGCCTCCCTTTCAGGGCACCACCGCCTATGCGACCTGCTCGCGGCCGCGCGGCTCGCGCCGTCGAGCTACCACTATGCCGTAGCGCACCCGCCGAGAGCGACCCGGCCAGAGCTCCGGGAGGCCGTGCGCGAGATCTTCTCGAGGACGGCGAACGGGTGCGGCCACCGCCAGATAGCGATGTGCCTGAGGGCCGAGCTGGGCGCGAGGATAGCGGACAAGACGGTCCTCAAGATGATGCGGGAGCTCGGCATCCGCCGGGAGACCGACTACCATCGCTACAACTCCTACCGCGGCCCGGTCGGCGAGAGATTCGACAACCTGATAGCGCGTGACTTTCGCGCGGGCGCCCCGTGGGAGAAGCTCGGGACCGACGTCACGGAATTCAGGCAGCCCTGGGGCAAGGCGTACTTCGCCCCGGTCTACGACTTCTGCACGAAGGAGATCGTCTCCTGGTCGGTGTCGACGAGCCCGGACATGGCCCAGCAGGAGGAGGTGCTCAGGCGCCTGTTCGCGAGAATGCCGGCCGGGGCCTCGCCGATCGTCCACAGCGACATGGGCTGGCAGTACCAGCACCCTAGGTGGACCGGCGAGCTCAGGAGGCACGGCGCCAGGCAGAGCATGTCGAGAAAGGGCAACTGCCTAGACAACGGGGCGACGGAGCAGGTGTTCGGGCATCTCAAGGACGAGTTCTTCAGGGGCGTCGAGTGGGCCGACTTCGAGTCCTTCAAGAGGGACCTCGACGCCTACGTCGTGCATTGGAACACGAGGCGTCGCCAGGTGGCGCTCGGCGGCCTCACCCCGGTGGAGTTTCGGAAACGGCTATTGAAAGCGTCCTAG
- a CDS encoding IS110 family transposase: MQNESAPGARGPVFCGVDTHADSHWLYVLDWRGRKVLSRQFPADAAGYEALAGAIAAAGEPACVAMEGTSSYGAGLTRHLASLGMPVREALSPARMQRRRPGQGKCDEADAERAARAAMSGSRLGTPKSQDGWVDGVRCMLAARSGAVKARTSAINTARSLLTTAPEGLRSRFRGMGGPRLMEELPSVRAEGALGAALGALADLWAAARDAALDMELAIEASLEENCPALLAMYGCGPVSAAKLAVAAGDNPGRLRSEASFAAICGACPIPASSGKTVRHRLNRGGDRQANSALHEIARQRVMRDPETAEYAERARGRGKSDREVMRCLKRYVAREAYRALMRPHEIRRPEDASELVAARRAAKVSQVRAASILGTSEKYISMLERGQRELKPIRRAYEAWVEAGLPLDWDRQALNCIPFLGL; the protein is encoded by the coding sequence ATGCAAAACGAATCGGCACCCGGCGCCCGCGGGCCGGTCTTCTGCGGGGTCGACACCCACGCCGACTCGCACTGGCTGTACGTCCTGGACTGGAGGGGCCGCAAGGTCCTGTCCCGCCAGTTCCCCGCCGACGCGGCGGGCTACGAGGCGCTCGCCGGGGCGATCGCCGCGGCCGGGGAGCCGGCCTGCGTCGCGATGGAGGGGACGTCGTCCTACGGGGCGGGCCTCACCAGGCACCTCGCGTCGCTGGGGATGCCCGTGCGCGAGGCGCTCTCCCCGGCGAGGATGCAGAGGAGGCGCCCGGGGCAGGGAAAGTGCGACGAGGCGGACGCGGAGAGGGCCGCCCGCGCGGCGATGTCCGGCTCAAGGCTCGGGACCCCCAAGAGCCAGGACGGGTGGGTCGACGGGGTGCGCTGCATGCTCGCGGCGCGCTCCGGGGCGGTGAAGGCGCGGACCTCGGCGATCAACACCGCGAGGTCGCTGCTCACCACCGCGCCGGAGGGGCTCAGGTCGAGGTTCCGCGGCATGGGAGGGCCGAGGCTGATGGAGGAGCTCCCCTCCGTGCGCGCCGAGGGCGCGCTGGGCGCCGCGCTCGGCGCGCTGGCGGACCTGTGGGCGGCGGCGCGCGACGCGGCGCTCGACATGGAGCTCGCGATCGAGGCGTCCCTGGAGGAGAACTGCCCCGCGCTGCTGGCGATGTACGGGTGCGGGCCCGTGAGCGCGGCCAAGCTCGCGGTCGCGGCCGGGGACAACCCGGGCAGGCTGCGCTCCGAGGCGTCGTTCGCGGCGATATGCGGGGCCTGCCCCATCCCCGCCTCGAGCGGCAAGACCGTGAGGCACAGGCTCAACAGGGGCGGCGACCGGCAGGCGAACAGCGCGCTGCACGAGATCGCGAGGCAGAGGGTCATGCGCGACCCCGAGACCGCCGAGTACGCCGAGAGGGCCAGGGGGCGGGGAAAGAGCGACAGGGAGGTCATGAGGTGCCTCAAGCGCTACGTGGCCAGGGAGGCGTACCGGGCGCTGATGCGCCCGCACGAGATCAGGAGGCCCGAGGACGCCTCGGAGCTCGTGGCGGCCAGGCGCGCGGCGAAGGTCAGCCAGGTGAGGGCGGCGTCCATACTGGGCACCAGCGAGAAGTACATCTCGATGCTGGAGAGGGGCCAAAGGGAGCTCAAGCCCATAAGGAGGGCCTACGAGGCATGGGTCGAGGCCGGACTTCCGCTCGATTGGGACAGGCAAGCCTTGAACTGCATCCCATTTCTTGGACTTTGA
- a CDS encoding flavodoxin, producing MKTLILYYSYGGNTKRIAEMIQREIGGDIARMDTVVPYDGDYDEVVNQGQREIAEGYCPELKPLHIGWRDYDTIILGSPVWWYTFAPAMRSFLERADLTGKIVYPFATNGGWLGHALKDFEEACKGAIVKPGLDVQFDESMLRTSEKDIQAWINTIRTDIFCIEDVDDAPVYH from the coding sequence ATGAAAACCTTGATTCTGTACTACTCCTACGGAGGCAACACGAAGCGCATCGCCGAGATGATCCAGAGGGAAATCGGCGGGGATATTGCTCGTATGGATACGGTTGTTCCCTACGATGGCGATTATGATGAAGTCGTCAATCAGGGGCAGCGTGAGATTGCCGAGGGTTATTGCCCGGAACTGAAGCCGCTGCACATTGGCTGGAGAGATTACGACACCATCATCCTGGGTTCTCCTGTCTGGTGGTACACCTTTGCGCCCGCCATGCGCAGTTTCCTGGAGCGGGCTGACCTGACCGGGAAGATCGTGTATCCGTTTGCCACCAATGGCGGCTGGCTGGGACACGCGCTGAAGGACTTTGAGGAAGCCTGCAAGGGCGCAATCGTGAAGCCGGGCCTCGATGTGCAGTTCGATGAATCCATGCTCCGTACTTCTGAGAAAGATATTCAGGCATGGATTAATACAATCCGCACTGATATTTTCTGTATTGAAGACGTCGATGATGCACCCGTATACCATTGA
- a CDS encoding ATP-binding protein, with protein sequence MEYSKNPFTPTFGSVPPFLAGREHILRDINRGFINGPGDPNLSTIFTGARGTGKTALLSLLSETALEHGWIAANVSAMPGMLEDIIERTKEAADSYLSQPHARINGVQIGPVGIDWTYAQEVQGNWRTRMNGIFKQLEKHDIGLLITIDEVTVDLEEMLQFASVYQHFVREGKKVALLMAGLPYKVSALLRNDSVSFLRRSQYHQLGRITDVEIANAFRKTVEAGGRSITPEALENAVKAVDGFPYMMQLVGYRTWDVSENSPQISASDVQQGSLLARMELRDRILETTYRELSDKDIEFLLAMLPDSGPSRVSEIAKRMGVASNYASQYKRRLLEDGVIGERGRDLVGFDIPAFREFLSEKVS encoded by the coding sequence ATGGAGTACAGCAAGAACCCCTTTACCCCGACGTTCGGAAGCGTCCCTCCCTTTCTAGCGGGTCGCGAGCATATTCTGCGTGACATCAACCGTGGCTTTATCAACGGCCCGGGAGATCCCAACCTGTCGACCATTTTTACGGGCGCAAGGGGAACGGGCAAGACGGCGCTTCTCTCGCTCCTTTCAGAAACGGCGCTTGAACACGGTTGGATCGCAGCAAACGTCTCCGCCATGCCAGGCATGCTCGAAGATATTATCGAGCGAACCAAAGAAGCCGCAGATAGCTACCTCTCACAGCCTCATGCGCGCATAAACGGCGTTCAAATTGGTCCAGTGGGCATCGATTGGACATATGCTCAAGAGGTCCAGGGCAACTGGCGCACACGCATGAATGGCATCTTTAAGCAACTCGAAAAACATGACATCGGACTTCTCATTACCATCGATGAAGTCACCGTCGATCTCGAAGAAATGCTTCAATTTGCCTCTGTTTACCAGCACTTTGTACGCGAAGGTAAAAAAGTTGCCCTACTCATGGCAGGACTGCCCTACAAAGTATCGGCGTTGCTGCGTAACGATTCCGTCTCGTTCCTCAGGCGTTCCCAATATCATCAGTTAGGACGAATCACTGACGTTGAAATTGCAAACGCGTTTCGCAAAACCGTTGAGGCCGGAGGACGTTCAATCACACCAGAAGCGCTCGAGAATGCTGTGAAGGCCGTCGACGGATTCCCCTACATGATGCAGCTCGTCGGATATCGCACTTGGGATGTTTCGGAGAACTCGCCCCAAATCAGTGCATCCGATGTCCAGCAGGGTTCCCTACTCGCACGCATGGAGCTGCGTGATCGCATTCTCGAAACGACCTATCGAGAGCTTTCCGATAAAGACATTGAGTTTTTACTCGCGATGCTGCCCGATTCTGGCCCCAGCAGGGTCTCGGAGATAGCCAAACGCATGGGCGTCGCCAGCAACTACGCAAGCCAATACAAACGCCGCCTTCTCGAGGACGGCGTCATCGGGGAACGTGGGCGTGATCTCGTTGGCTTTGACATCCCCGCATTCAGGGAGTTCCTGAGCGAGAAAGTCTCCTAG
- a CDS encoding cupin domain-containing protein — protein MRYERKEQFEKVNAFGTGTANTAYAQYFTGDSFLNPLTDPEGGLFAANVTFEPGCRNNWHIHHADKGGGQLLLCTAGEGWYQEEGKAAVSLHEGSVVMIPANVKHWHGAKKDSWFSHIAVEVPGENCENEWCGPVSHEEYARL, from the coding sequence ATGAGGTATGAACGAAAAGAGCAGTTCGAGAAGGTCAACGCATTCGGCACGGGAACGGCGAACACCGCCTACGCCCAGTACTTCACCGGCGATTCGTTCCTGAATCCGCTGACCGATCCGGAAGGCGGCTTGTTCGCCGCCAACGTGACCTTCGAGCCGGGATGCCGGAACAACTGGCATATCCACCACGCGGACAAAGGGGGCGGTCAGCTCCTGCTCTGCACGGCTGGCGAGGGCTGGTACCAGGAAGAAGGCAAGGCCGCCGTCAGCCTGCACGAGGGCAGCGTCGTGATGATCCCCGCCAACGTCAAGCACTGGCACGGAGCGAAGAAGGACAGCTGGTTCAGCCATATCGCCGTGGAGGTTCCCGGCGAGAATTGCGAGAACGAGTGGTGCGGGCCGGTATCCCATGAAGAGTACGCAAGGCTGTAG
- a CDS encoding aldo/keto reductase: MDDAEAAEAVREAVKLGYRLIDTAQAYGNERGVGEGVHTCGVRREELFVASKIAAELKTYEDAAKSIDETLERMGLGYLDQMIIHSPQPWGEFRVEKRYFEENKEVWRALEDARAAGKVKVIGVSNFLQDDLENLLGSCRVMPMVNQILLHITNTDSALVDFCKAQGIQVEAYSPIAHGEALKNPAIVKMAEKYGVSAAQLCIRYVLQLGAVALPKTADPAHMESNAGVDFAISEEDMETLKNMERIANYGEFSAFPVFSGKPLA; the protein is encoded by the coding sequence ATCGACGATGCCGAGGCGGCGGAAGCCGTTCGCGAGGCGGTAAAGCTGGGCTATCGCCTGATCGACACCGCGCAGGCCTACGGAAACGAACGCGGCGTCGGCGAGGGCGTGCACACCTGCGGCGTTCGCCGGGAAGAGCTTTTCGTCGCCAGCAAGATCGCGGCAGAGCTGAAGACCTACGAGGATGCGGCGAAGTCCATCGATGAGACGCTGGAGAGGATGGGGCTCGGCTACCTCGACCAGATGATCATCCACTCTCCCCAGCCGTGGGGCGAGTTCCGTGTGGAGAAGCGCTATTTCGAGGAGAACAAGGAGGTCTGGCGTGCGCTGGAGGACGCGCGGGCGGCGGGCAAGGTCAAGGTAATCGGCGTGTCCAACTTCCTGCAAGATGACCTTGAGAACCTCCTGGGTTCTTGCCGCGTGATGCCCATGGTCAATCAGATCCTCCTGCACATCACCAACACCGATTCGGCATTGGTGGACTTCTGCAAGGCGCAGGGCATTCAGGTGGAGGCATACTCTCCCATCGCCCACGGCGAGGCGCTGAAGAATCCGGCGATTGTTAAGATGGCAGAGAAGTACGGCGTATCTGCCGCCCAGCTCTGCATCCGCTACGTCCTTCAGCTTGGAGCCGTCGCGCTTCCCAAGACGGCAGATCCCGCCCACATGGAAAGCAACGCGGGCGTGGATTTCGCAATCTCCGAGGAAGACATGGAAACTCTCAAGAACATGGAGCGCATCGCCAACTATGGTGAATTCAGCGCATTTCCCGTGTTCAGCGGAAAGCCTCTTGCATGA
- a CDS encoding lantibiotic protection ABC transporter ATP-binding protein: MGYMLETRGLTKRFGSGDQAQDAVADVSLHIREGEVYGLLGPNGAGKSTTLKMICGMLRPTVGEILFAGHAWRREDLYAIGSLIEEAPLYPNLTARENLRVRTTLLGLPESRVDEVLAAVDLADTGKKRAGRFSMGMRQRLGLALALIARPRLLVLDESTNGLDPIGIEELRDQIRGFAAAGTTVIVSSHILSEVQQMADTIGIIYGGRLAYEDALRPGQDLEELFMSVCREGRRARGEVAA, encoded by the coding sequence ATGGGTTACATGCTCGAGACGCGCGGGCTCACCAAGCGCTTCGGCAGTGGCGACCAGGCGCAGGACGCCGTAGCCGACGTGAGCCTTCATATCCGCGAGGGCGAGGTGTACGGGCTGCTCGGCCCCAACGGCGCCGGCAAGTCGACAACGCTCAAGATGATCTGCGGGATGCTGCGGCCGACGGTCGGGGAGATCCTCTTTGCCGGGCACGCCTGGCGCCGCGAGGACCTCTACGCAATCGGCAGCCTCATCGAGGAGGCGCCGCTCTACCCCAACCTCACCGCGCGCGAGAACCTGCGCGTGCGCACCACGCTGCTGGGCCTTCCCGAGAGCCGCGTAGATGAGGTGCTCGCCGCCGTGGACCTCGCGGACACCGGGAAGAAGCGCGCCGGGCGCTTCTCGATGGGCATGCGGCAGCGCCTGGGGCTCGCGCTGGCGCTGATCGCCCGGCCACGTCTGCTCGTGCTCGACGAGTCTACCAACGGCCTCGACCCCATCGGCATCGAGGAGCTGCGCGACCAGATCCGCGGCTTCGCGGCGGCGGGCACGACGGTGATCGTCTCGAGCCACATCCTCTCCGAGGTGCAGCAGATGGCGGACACCATCGGCATCATCTACGGGGGGCGCCTCGCCTACGAGGATGCGCTTCGGCCCGGGCAGGACCTCGAGGAACTCTTCATGAGCGTCTGCCGGGAGGGGCGTCGAGCGCGCGGGGAGGTGGCGGCATGA